A portion of the Flavobacterium magnum genome contains these proteins:
- a CDS encoding NCS1 family nucleobase:cation symporter-1, with the protein MNKTAITSSSLYSEDLAPVSADKRSWNTWNYAALWISMSLCIPTYMLSSSLIEGGMNWWQAILTIFLGNTIVLIPMILNGHAGAKYGIPFPVFARASFGTKGANIPALLRAIVACGWFGIQTWIGGFALFQMFRLWIPALDTLPPIFPESWGLQTGPAICFFLFWLLNMYVVYLGVESIRRLLVFKAIFLPVAALALLLWAISAAKGLGPILDTPSKFTTTTDFFHFFFPALTGMVGFWATLSLNIPDFTRYAKSQNAQIKGQIIGLPPSMTLFAFVGVVVTSATTIVFGTTIWDPVVLAGKFDSKLLVSIAMIAVAISTLATNIAANIVSPANDFANLSPSKIDFRKGGYITGIIGILIFPWKLIADPSGYIFTWLVGYSSLLGPVGGIMIVDYYFIRKQRLELEDLYNSYGMYRFSDGFNMNAIAALIIGILPNVPGFLTTIKAVGSDVFPLWVSDLYHYAWFVGFGISGLVYWILMRKQQD; encoded by the coding sequence ATGAACAAAACAGCAATCACCAGTTCCTCCTTATACAGCGAAGACCTTGCCCCGGTATCGGCGGACAAACGCAGTTGGAATACCTGGAACTATGCGGCCTTATGGATCAGCATGAGCCTTTGCATCCCAACTTATATGCTGTCAAGTTCATTGATTGAAGGTGGTATGAATTGGTGGCAGGCGATCCTGACGATATTTCTGGGCAATACGATTGTGCTGATCCCGATGATTTTAAACGGTCATGCGGGCGCCAAATACGGCATTCCTTTTCCGGTTTTTGCCCGTGCGAGCTTCGGGACCAAAGGCGCTAATATTCCGGCATTATTGCGTGCGATTGTGGCCTGCGGCTGGTTCGGGATCCAAACCTGGATTGGCGGATTTGCGCTGTTCCAGATGTTTCGTCTGTGGATCCCGGCATTGGATACATTGCCACCCATTTTCCCGGAATCCTGGGGATTACAGACGGGTCCCGCAATTTGTTTTTTCCTTTTCTGGCTGCTGAATATGTATGTCGTATATCTGGGCGTAGAAAGCATCAGGAGATTGCTGGTTTTCAAGGCGATCTTTTTGCCGGTTGCCGCATTGGCTTTATTGCTTTGGGCAATTTCAGCAGCAAAAGGTCTTGGACCAATTTTAGACACGCCATCAAAATTTACAACCACAACCGATTTCTTTCATTTTTTCTTCCCGGCATTAACCGGTATGGTCGGTTTTTGGGCGACACTGTCGCTGAATATCCCCGATTTTACGCGTTACGCCAAATCCCAGAACGCACAAATCAAAGGACAGATCATTGGTCTGCCGCCCTCAATGACATTGTTTGCTTTTGTAGGCGTGGTGGTCACTTCGGCAACAACAATCGTTTTTGGGACAACCATCTGGGATCCGGTGGTTTTGGCAGGAAAATTTGATAGTAAATTGTTGGTTTCTATTGCCATGATTGCCGTTGCTATTTCGACATTGGCAACCAATATCGCCGCAAATATTGTCAGTCCGGCCAATGATTTTGCGAACCTTTCACCATCTAAAATCGATTTCAGGAAAGGAGGATACATCACCGGAATCATCGGCATCCTCATTTTCCCATGGAAGCTGATTGCCGATCCGTCGGGTTATATTTTCACATGGCTTGTCGGCTATTCAAGTCTGCTCGGACCCGTCGGCGGCATCATGATTGTCGATTATTATTTCATTCGCAAGCAACGACTTGAACTCGAAGATTTATACAATAGTTATGGGATGTACCGCTTTTCGGACGGCTTTAACATGAATGCGATTGCCGCTTTAATAATCGGAATCTTGCCGAATGTCCCTGGATTTCTGACCACCATAAAAGCAGTAGGCAGTGATGTTTTCCCATTATGGGTGTCAGATTTGTACCACTATGCGTGGTTTGTCGGATTCGGTATTAGCGGGTTGGTTTATTGGATTTTAATGAGAAAACAGCAAGATTAA
- the hydA gene encoding dihydropyrimidinase: MSILIKNGRIITAADDYTADIFIEGETIRTIGKNLTVTADETIDASGKLVMPGGIDPHVHLDMPFMGTYSSDNYETGTRAALFGGTTTVIDFILQTQGKSLQSALNEWKGRSDNNAVGDYSFHMAVTDFNEETKKEIRHFIENEGITSFKTFMAYKGALMIDDRQMVGLMQEVKKHGGLINVHATNGDMIDFLIAKHKSEGKLSPLYHYLSQPEVTEAEASSRFADMADYTGCPGYIVHLTCEGALNAVRFATRRNQHVFVETCIQYLILDASLYENDFEGAKWVMSPPLREKKDQETLWAGLNQGLVNVVATDHCPFMWEQKLMGKDDFSKIPNGHPAIENRMELLFSEGVSKGKITLNKYVEVASTNAAKIFGMFPKKGTIAIGSDADIVILDPNETHTLSAKTHHMNVDYSAYEGRELTGKVKTVLLRGKVVIDNNECKVEKGYGQFVKRNKVTGKI, encoded by the coding sequence ATGAGCATCTTAATCAAGAACGGAAGAATTATAACGGCGGCTGATGATTACACCGCCGATATATTTATCGAAGGCGAGACCATCAGGACCATTGGCAAAAACCTGACTGTTACTGCTGATGAAACCATCGATGCCTCCGGGAAACTCGTCATGCCGGGCGGAATTGATCCGCACGTGCACCTCGATATGCCCTTCATGGGAACCTACAGCAGCGACAACTACGAAACAGGCACACGCGCAGCACTTTTTGGTGGAACCACCACCGTCATCGATTTCATATTACAGACACAGGGCAAAAGCCTGCAATCGGCGCTTAACGAATGGAAAGGCCGCAGTGATAACAATGCCGTCGGTGACTACAGTTTCCACATGGCAGTGACCGATTTCAACGAAGAAACCAAAAAGGAAATCCGGCATTTCATAGAAAATGAAGGCATCACGTCTTTCAAAACATTCATGGCTTACAAAGGTGCACTGATGATTGATGACCGGCAGATGGTTGGTTTGATGCAGGAGGTGAAAAAGCACGGCGGCCTGATTAACGTACATGCAACCAATGGTGATATGATTGATTTTTTAATCGCCAAACACAAATCGGAAGGCAAATTATCACCGCTTTACCATTATTTATCCCAACCCGAAGTCACTGAAGCCGAAGCCAGCAGCCGTTTCGCAGATATGGCCGATTACACGGGCTGTCCGGGATATATTGTGCATTTAACATGTGAAGGTGCGTTGAATGCCGTGCGTTTTGCCACACGCAGGAACCAACATGTTTTTGTCGAAACCTGCATTCAATACCTCATTCTCGACGCATCCCTATATGAAAACGATTTTGAAGGGGCCAAGTGGGTGATGTCGCCACCGCTTCGCGAAAAGAAAGATCAGGAGACGCTTTGGGCCGGATTGAATCAGGGTTTGGTCAATGTGGTTGCAACCGACCATTGTCCGTTTATGTGGGAGCAGAAACTGATGGGAAAAGACGATTTCTCAAAAATCCCGAATGGGCATCCCGCCATCGAAAACCGCATGGAACTGCTCTTCAGTGAAGGTGTTTCCAAAGGGAAGATCACCCTGAATAAATATGTTGAAGTCGCCAGCACGAACGCAGCAAAAATTTTCGGCATGTTCCCGAAAAAAGGCACAATCGCAATCGGAAGTGACGCCGATATCGTTATCCTCGATCCCAATGAAACACACACTTTGTCTGCGAAAACCCACCACATGAATGTGGATTATAGCGCTTACGAAGGCCGGGAGTTGACCGGAAAAGTCAAAACAGTCTTGTTACGCGGAAAAGTGGTCATCGACAACAACGAATGCAAAGTAGAAAAAGGCTACGGGCAGTTTGTAAAAAGGAATAAAGTCACAGGAAAAATATAG
- a CDS encoding nitrilase-related carbon-nitrogen hydrolase: MARIVKSGLIQLSLAKTEGEGTIPEIMEAMLQKHIPYIDEAGRQGVQILCFQEIFNTPYFCPGQDAKWYASAETVPGPTTALMQGYAKKYNMVIVVPIYEKEQSGVYYNTAAVIDADGTYLGKYRKNHIPQTGGFWEKYFFKPGNLGYPVFQTKYAKVGVYICYDRHFPDGARCLGLNGAEIVFNPSATTVGQSQYLWKLEQPAHAVANGYFMGCINRVGTEKPWNLGKFYGTSYFVNPRGEILACASEDKDELLIAEFDLDLIDEVRGKWQFYRDRRPETYKEITEL; the protein is encoded by the coding sequence ATGGCCAGAATAGTAAAATCAGGTTTAATCCAACTCAGCCTCGCCAAAACCGAGGGCGAAGGCACCATCCCCGAAATCATGGAGGCCATGCTGCAAAAGCACATTCCATATATTGATGAAGCCGGAAGGCAAGGCGTCCAGATCCTGTGTTTCCAGGAAATCTTCAACACCCCGTATTTTTGTCCGGGTCAGGATGCGAAGTGGTACGCTTCCGCAGAAACGGTTCCCGGACCAACGACAGCGCTGATGCAGGGATATGCCAAAAAATACAACATGGTTATCGTCGTCCCGATTTACGAAAAAGAACAATCCGGAGTGTATTACAACACTGCTGCGGTCATCGACGCCGATGGGACCTATTTGGGAAAATACCGTAAAAACCATATTCCGCAGACCGGTGGTTTCTGGGAAAAGTATTTCTTCAAACCCGGAAATTTAGGCTATCCGGTGTTCCAGACAAAGTATGCGAAAGTCGGCGTGTACATCTGCTACGACCGTCATTTTCCGGATGGCGCGCGTTGTTTGGGACTGAATGGCGCCGAAATCGTCTTCAATCCATCGGCGACCACCGTCGGGCAATCGCAATATTTATGGAAACTCGAACAACCGGCGCATGCCGTGGCGAATGGCTATTTCATGGGATGCATCAACCGCGTCGGAACGGAAAAACCATGGAATCTCGGTAAATTTTACGGCACGTCCTATTTCGTGAATCCGCGGGGGGAAATCCTCGCCTGTGCTTCTGAAGACAAGGATGAATTGCTCATCGCTGAATTCGACCTTGATTTAATCGATGAGGTTCGTGGAAAGTGGCAGTTTTATCGTGACAGAAGACCGGAAACGTATAAAGAAATTACCGAATTATAG
- a CDS encoding NAD(P)-dependent oxidoreductase yields MSIQNNRLTNAEYEANFADIHPPFETHDAALTEANRCLFCYDPPCMKACPTSINVPKFIKQIATENPKGSAHTIFSANIMGAGCSKVCPVEKLCEGACVYNLMHETPIHIAKLQRYSTEKAMKNQWQLFDRKPSTGKRVAIIGAGPAGLSCAHTLSREGVEVTIYEKESKGGGLMTYGIAAYKVTPEFCEDEVNYITSIGGISIKYNHELGRNISLEELQRNYDAVYLAFGVGMARQLDIPGENLFGVTDAIKFIYDLRNNEYSKIAVGDKVAVIGMGMTAIDAATQAKRLGASEVHLVYRRTQEEMPCTEKELNIAKLDGCNIIWLAAPKEIIGDGENVSQLVCDVMKLGAPDASGRRSPIETGETFTLDVDMVIKAAGQMPFSEVVNNENLQNSNGKVSVQGKSKTSLNNVFAGGDCVNGGREVVDAVQAGKDGAAAILKAIISPDYIIESELKPTFNN; encoded by the coding sequence ATGAGTATACAAAATAACCGTCTGACAAACGCAGAATACGAAGCGAATTTCGCCGACATCCATCCGCCGTTCGAAACCCATGATGCGGCACTGACGGAAGCAAACCGCTGTCTATTCTGTTACGATCCGCCGTGTATGAAGGCGTGTCCGACATCAATCAACGTCCCCAAATTCATCAAGCAGATTGCGACCGAAAATCCGAAAGGCTCGGCCCATACGATTTTCTCGGCCAATATTATGGGAGCGGGCTGTAGTAAAGTCTGCCCGGTTGAAAAATTATGCGAAGGGGCCTGTGTGTATAATCTGATGCACGAAACACCCATCCACATTGCCAAACTACAACGTTATTCGACAGAAAAAGCCATGAAAAACCAATGGCAATTATTCGACAGGAAACCATCCACCGGGAAACGTGTCGCTATTATCGGTGCGGGACCAGCCGGACTAAGCTGTGCGCATACGCTTTCAAGGGAAGGTGTCGAAGTCACGATTTATGAAAAGGAATCCAAAGGTGGCGGACTGATGACTTACGGAATTGCCGCTTACAAAGTCACGCCGGAATTCTGCGAAGATGAAGTCAATTACATCACTTCAATCGGCGGCATCTCCATCAAATACAACCACGAATTGGGACGGAATATTTCCCTGGAGGAATTACAGCGGAATTACGATGCGGTATACTTGGCATTTGGTGTCGGCATGGCCCGCCAATTGGACATTCCGGGAGAAAATTTATTCGGAGTTACTGATGCTATTAAATTTATTTACGATTTACGAAACAATGAGTATTCAAAAATAGCCGTCGGCGATAAAGTGGCGGTGATCGGAATGGGGATGACCGCCATTGATGCCGCGACACAGGCCAAAAGACTCGGCGCTTCCGAAGTGCATCTGGTATACAGAAGGACACAGGAAGAAATGCCCTGCACCGAAAAAGAACTCAACATCGCCAAACTCGACGGCTGTAATATCATCTGGCTTGCCGCCCCGAAAGAAATCATCGGCGATGGTGAAAACGTATCACAATTGGTTTGCGACGTCATGAAACTCGGCGCACCTGATGCCAGTGGCCGCAGAAGCCCGATCGAGACCGGGGAAACCTTTACCCTCGATGTCGATATGGTGATCAAGGCGGCGGGACAAATGCCGTTTTCAGAAGTGGTAAACAATGAAAATCTTCAAAACAGCAACGGAAAAGTGTCCGTACAAGGCAAATCCAAAACCAGCTTAAACAATGTTTTCGCGGGCGGCGATTGCGTCAACGGTGGGCGCGAAGTCGTCGATGCCGTTCAGGCCGGAAAAGACGGTGCTGCCGCCATACTCAAAGCCATCATCAGCCCGGACTACATCATCGAATCGGAATTAAAACCAACCTTCAACAATTAA
- the preA gene encoding NAD-dependent dihydropyrimidine dehydrogenase subunit PreA codes for MADISTNFLGIKSPNPFWLASAPPTDKKINVVRAFEAGWGGVVWKTLGSQVKNVSSRYSSVNYAGKRMMGFNNIELISDRPLDINLKEITEVVKMFPDRAMIVSLMADNDRQSWHELIMKCEDAGAMGFELNFGCPHGMTERGMGAAVGQDPEIAKMVVEWVMEKATIPVITKLTPNVHSVVPTARAAVEGGTNALSLINTIQSVTGVDLDTLVPNPYVAGKSVFGGYCGPAVKPIALKMLTTVAQDPLASRVPISGIGGVSTWKDAVEFMLLGATSVQVCTAAMNHGFRIVEDMCEGLSNWMDEKGFAKTTDFIGKSVEKITHWEDLDINYHHIAKIDQDKCIHCGLCYIACEDTSHQSINVDRGNPYNHYTVKEEECVGCNLCKLVCPVDNCITMEVHRAAPEYVNWKDWQRLGLPLNDH; via the coding sequence ATGGCAGATATATCAACCAATTTTCTCGGCATAAAATCCCCAAACCCTTTCTGGCTCGCCAGCGCTCCGCCTACAGATAAAAAAATCAATGTGGTCCGTGCTTTCGAAGCCGGCTGGGGTGGCGTCGTATGGAAAACGCTTGGCTCGCAGGTCAAGAATGTTTCCTCGAGATATTCCTCGGTAAATTACGCCGGCAAGCGCATGATGGGTTTCAATAACATCGAACTCATCAGCGACCGGCCATTGGATATCAACCTTAAGGAAATTACCGAAGTCGTCAAGATGTTCCCCGATCGCGCCATGATCGTATCACTCATGGCCGACAACGACCGCCAGTCATGGCACGAACTCATCATGAAATGTGAGGACGCCGGAGCGATGGGCTTTGAACTCAATTTCGGCTGTCCGCACGGCATGACCGAACGCGGCATGGGTGCGGCAGTAGGGCAGGATCCCGAAATCGCCAAAATGGTCGTCGAATGGGTCATGGAAAAAGCCACGATTCCCGTCATTACCAAACTGACACCCAATGTGCATTCTGTCGTGCCCACCGCCCGTGCTGCCGTCGAAGGGGGTACAAATGCCCTGAGCCTGATCAACACCATCCAAAGCGTCACCGGTGTCGACTTAGATACTTTAGTCCCGAATCCTTACGTCGCGGGGAAAAGTGTTTTCGGAGGTTATTGCGGCCCCGCAGTCAAACCGATTGCGCTGAAAATGCTGACGACTGTCGCACAGGATCCGCTGGCGTCACGCGTCCCGATTTCCGGGATCGGTGGCGTGAGTACGTGGAAAGATGCTGTCGAGTTTATGCTCTTGGGAGCGACTTCCGTTCAGGTTTGCACCGCGGCAATGAACCACGGTTTCCGCATCGTCGAAGACATGTGCGAGGGCCTCAGCAACTGGATGGACGAAAAAGGCTTTGCTAAAACCACCGATTTCATCGGTAAATCCGTCGAAAAAATCACGCATTGGGAAGACCTCGATATCAATTACCACCACATCGCCAAGATCGACCAGGATAAATGCATCCACTGCGGCCTGTGCTACATCGCCTGCGAGGACACGTCGCACCAGTCCATCAACGTCGACCGCGGCAATCCGTACAACCATTACACGGTCAAGGAGGAGGAATGCGTCGGCTGCAACCTCTGCAAGCTCGTGTGCCCCGTCGACAACTGCATCACGATGGAAGTGCACCGCGCCGCACCGGAATATGTGAACTGGAAAGACTGGCAGCGTTTAGGTTTGCCTCTTAATGATCATTAA
- a CDS encoding Zn-dependent hydrolase, translated as MKINASRLQQHFEAMSLIGKIGDTGTCRPAHTALEKQGFELAASWMHEAGMTTRIDHFGNLIGRLEGKNPELPVLMMGSHLDSQPYGGRFDGVAGVLCAIEVVMMLHENNIIPERPIEVISFADEEGWRFNKGLFGSRGILGKIEDGELQRTDKDGITREQALRDFGCDVTKFHESEYQSGSIFCFLELHIEQGPILDLAQKPIGVVSGISGPLWWTVKLKGMAGHTGSVPMPIRKDALMGAAEIIVAVNDIATQIPGAPTVGTVGTIQVFPASRNIIPEEVTFTVDLRDIDLDRRNRYEKQLRDRIEAITRKHGLTCEISEDTKSDPRYCADWIKEIIRKQCENLNLDAPELMSGPFHDALAMSYACDYGMIFVRCKDGISHNPLEYASYEDLALGTQVLLGTVSEILNKDN; from the coding sequence ATGAAAATAAACGCATCCCGCTTACAACAACATTTCGAAGCCATGAGCCTCATCGGTAAAATTGGCGACACCGGAACCTGCCGCCCGGCGCACACTGCATTAGAAAAACAAGGTTTTGAACTTGCCGCATCCTGGATGCACGAGGCCGGAATGACAACCAGAATTGACCACTTCGGAAATCTCATCGGCAGGCTCGAAGGCAAAAACCCTGAACTTCCGGTTTTGATGATGGGTTCGCATCTCGATTCCCAACCTTATGGCGGACGGTTTGATGGCGTGGCCGGCGTATTGTGTGCGATCGAGGTTGTCATGATGTTGCACGAAAACAATATCATCCCAGAACGCCCGATTGAAGTGATTTCTTTCGCTGATGAAGAAGGCTGGCGTTTCAATAAAGGGCTTTTCGGTTCGAGGGGAATCCTTGGAAAAATCGAGGATGGTGAACTACAGCGCACCGACAAGGATGGCATTACACGCGAGCAGGCGCTGAGAGATTTCGGTTGCGACGTGACGAAATTCCACGAATCGGAATATCAATCCGGAAGTATTTTCTGCTTCCTCGAACTTCATATAGAACAAGGCCCGATACTCGATCTGGCGCAAAAGCCTATTGGTGTCGTATCCGGAATTTCGGGGCCGCTTTGGTGGACAGTAAAATTGAAAGGCATGGCGGGGCACACGGGTTCAGTCCCAATGCCAATCCGAAAGGACGCTTTAATGGGCGCAGCGGAAATTATTGTTGCCGTCAATGACATCGCCACCCAGATTCCCGGTGCACCAACGGTCGGGACGGTTGGGACCATCCAGGTTTTTCCGGCGTCAAGGAACATCATTCCTGAAGAGGTGACCTTCACGGTCGACCTCCGCGATATTGACCTTGACCGCAGGAACCGTTACGAAAAGCAATTGCGCGACCGTATCGAAGCCATCACCCGAAAGCACGGCCTGACTTGCGAAATTTCAGAAGATACCAAAAGCGATCCGCGGTATTGTGCCGACTGGATCAAGGAAATCATCCGCAAACAATGCGAGAACCTGAACCTCGATGCGCCCGAATTGATGAGCGGCCCGTTCCACGATGCACTGGCGATGTCTTATGCCTGTGATTACGGCATGATTTTCGTGCGCTGCAAGGACGGCATCAGCCACAATCCGCTGGAATATGCTTCGTATGAGGATTTGGCTTTGGGAACGCAGGTTTTGCTGGGAACGGTTTCGGAAATTTTAAATAAGGATAATTAA
- a CDS encoding methionine aminotransferase: MKNIKSKLPYVTNHIFSEMSALAARHNAINLSQGFPNFEPSPTLQDLVAASLADKSLPLANQYAPMAGLPSLRQSVAKKMNQSYGIAVDWESEITITVGATAAIYNTIAAFVWPGDEVILMEPCYDSYRPAVDMAGGIPVIYEMQAPDFKIDWKVLATLFTPKTRMICICTPNNPTGTVFEPADMAMLSELVRDTDVIVMSDEVYEHMVYNGRVHETPLKYDGLRDRTVSVFSFGKTYHITGWRIGYCIAAPALTSEIRKIHQNSVFSASHPLQQALTRYMDESDDYLSLPVFYQQKRDLFAAAMQPSRFRLLPCHGSYFQLMDYAAISQESDYDFCVRLAREYGVAAIPVSRLHSNFKDNRLIRLCFAKTDETLVAAAGLLCRV; this comes from the coding sequence ATGAAAAACATAAAATCCAAATTGCCCTACGTTACCAACCACATTTTTTCGGAAATGTCTGCGTTGGCCGCCCGGCACAACGCGATCAATCTGTCGCAGGGTTTTCCGAATTTTGAGCCCTCGCCGACCTTGCAGGATTTGGTTGCCGCGAGTCTGGCCGACAAGAGTTTACCCTTAGCCAACCAGTACGCGCCCATGGCAGGATTGCCTTCACTGCGCCAAAGCGTCGCTAAGAAGATGAATCAGTCGTATGGCATTGCGGTGGACTGGGAGTCAGAAATCACCATCACGGTCGGCGCCACTGCAGCCATATACAACACGATTGCCGCTTTTGTCTGGCCGGGCGATGAAGTCATCCTGATGGAGCCGTGCTATGATTCCTACAGGCCCGCGGTTGACATGGCGGGAGGGATTCCGGTAATTTATGAGATGCAAGCCCCGGATTTTAAAATCGACTGGAAGGTACTCGCGACATTATTCACGCCAAAGACCCGAATGATTTGCATCTGCACCCCAAACAACCCAACCGGGACGGTATTTGAGCCGGCCGACATGGCCATGCTGTCGGAACTCGTACGCGATACCGATGTCATCGTGATGAGCGACGAGGTATATGAACACATGGTCTATAACGGCAGGGTACATGAAACCCCGTTGAAATATGACGGACTTCGGGACAGGACGGTTTCGGTATTTTCATTTGGAAAGACATATCACATCACGGGTTGGCGGATCGGTTACTGCATTGCGGCGCCGGCGCTGACTTCGGAAATCAGGAAAATTCACCAAAACTCGGTTTTCAGTGCCAGCCATCCGTTGCAGCAGGCTCTGACACGGTACATGGATGAATCGGACGATTACCTGTCATTGCCTGTTTTCTACCAGCAAAAAAGGGACCTGTTTGCTGCTGCCATGCAGCCATCGCGCTTTAGATTGTTGCCCTGCCACGGTTCTTATTTCCAATTGATGGATTATGCAGCGATATCGCAGGAAAGCGACTATGATTTTTGCGTCAGGCTGGCCCGTGAATACGGTGTGGCAGCCATCCCGGTGTCGCGCCTGCACAGCAATTTTAAGGACAATCGTTTGATCAGGCTTTGCTTTGCCAAGACCGATGAAACGCTTGTGGCTGCGGCCGGACTGTTGTGCCGGGTTTGA
- a CDS encoding thioredoxin family protein: MKLLAVYFLLLVLPTQWEPDFENAKKLARENHQLILLNFSGSDWCGPCMVTRKDYFDSDVFSAMAKSHLVMVNADFPRKKKNIPSADVVKRNEALADQYNKQGMFPFTLLLDADGKVIKTWSGKPGVSPEQFTAEVKAICDAHK, from the coding sequence ATGAAATTATTAGCCGTTTATTTTTTACTGTTAGTGCTCCCAACGCAATGGGAACCGGATTTTGAGAATGCCAAGAAATTGGCCAGGGAAAACCACCAACTCATATTGCTGAACTTTTCAGGTTCAGACTGGTGTGGGCCGTGCATGGTGACGAGAAAAGATTATTTTGACAGTGATGTTTTTTCAGCTATGGCGAAAAGCCATCTGGTGATGGTCAATGCTGATTTCCCGAGGAAGAAGAAAAACATCCCATCGGCGGATGTCGTGAAACGCAACGAAGCACTCGCTGACCAATACAACAAGCAGGGCATGTTTCCCTTTACCTTGTTGCTTGACGCTGACGGCAAGGTAATCAAAACCTGGAGTGGTAAGCCAGGAGTCTCTCCGGAGCAGTTTACCGCCGAGGTCAAAGCCATTTGCGACGCGCATAAATAA
- a CDS encoding FAD:protein FMN transferase, producing the protein MEKHSKSLKLMGNNFTITVVAEDKDFASENIEAAISEISRIEQLLTTFKPDSQTNAINDNAGIQPVTVDAEVFNLIERSLAISKITQGAFDISYGSIDKSLWNFDRNMTTLPTAETAAKMVYLIDYRNIILDAEKCTVFLKEKGMRIGFGGIGKGYAAEMAKQKLLGNGVKSGIINASGDLAAWGLQPGGKPWTIGIADPEQPASVFSYIEISEKAVATSGNYEKYITIGGRKYSHTIDPKTGLPITGIKSVTVICDNAEFADAMATPIAVMGIKAGLFLVNQIPGLHCIIIDDYNKVYTSENIHLT; encoded by the coding sequence ATGGAAAAGCATTCAAAATCCCTGAAACTGATGGGCAACAATTTTACGATAACTGTTGTGGCTGAAGACAAGGATTTTGCATCGGAAAATATAGAAGCCGCCATTTCCGAAATCAGCAGGATTGAGCAGCTTTTGACCACATTTAAGCCGGATAGCCAGACCAACGCCATCAATGACAATGCGGGAATACAACCCGTGACCGTTGACGCTGAAGTTTTTAACCTGATTGAAAGAAGCCTGGCGATTTCGAAGATTACGCAGGGTGCGTTCGACATCAGTTATGGGAGTATCGATAAGAGCCTTTGGAATTTTGACCGAAATATGACCACGCTGCCCACCGCAGAAACAGCCGCAAAAATGGTGTACCTGATCGATTACCGCAATATCATCCTGGATGCTGAAAAATGTACCGTGTTCCTCAAAGAAAAAGGCATGCGCATCGGGTTTGGCGGTATTGGTAAGGGCTATGCAGCGGAAATGGCCAAACAGAAATTATTAGGCAATGGTGTAAAAAGCGGCATTATAAATGCCAGCGGTGACCTGGCGGCCTGGGGATTGCAACCCGGAGGGAAGCCCTGGACCATAGGGATAGCCGATCCCGAACAGCCTGCGTCGGTTTTCTCGTATATCGAAATATCTGAGAAAGCCGTGGCCACTTCGGGAAATTATGAAAAATACATCACCATCGGCGGCAGGAAGTATTCGCATACTATCGATCCAAAAACCGGCCTCCCGATTACGGGCATCAAAAGCGTTACGGTCATTTGCGACAATGCTGAATTTGCCGATGCCATGGCCACCCCGATTGCCGTAATGGGCATCAAGGCGGGCCTGTTCCTGGTTAATCAGATTCCCGGCCTGCATTGCATTATTATTGACGATTACAACAAAGTTTATACCTCTGAAAACATCCATTTAACATGA
- a CDS encoding DUF4266 domain-containing protein, with amino-acid sequence MNKTRKALIMAVAIGTVTVSCESVKEYQKSKINDSEMVLSNRKIEKTELSFQSYREGASGANSGKSGGGCGCN; translated from the coding sequence ATGAACAAAACAAGAAAAGCATTGATTATGGCCGTGGCCATCGGCACTGTAACGGTGTCGTGTGAATCGGTGAAAGAATACCAGAAATCCAAAATCAACGATTCGGAAATGGTACTCTCCAACCGTAAGATCGAGAAAACAGAACTGAGTTTCCAATCTTACCGAGAAGGCGCTTCCGGAGCCAATTCGGGCAAAAGCGGCGGCGGTTGCGGTTGCAATTAA